Proteins from one Elgaria multicarinata webbii isolate HBS135686 ecotype San Diego chromosome 3, rElgMul1.1.pri, whole genome shotgun sequence genomic window:
- the CRLF3 gene encoding cytokine receptor-like factor 3, giving the protein MELETEALLQEARESIEAARTYRRELQQRLKGLHLARQQIKDSAALTRDVLEQHFSDLKGTLRKLLDERLVTLLQEVDAIEQESIKPLDECQKLIEHGVGTADELVREGESAIRGVTREDGDKLCSFTKKALHIQLDSLPEVPSLVDVPSLSAQLDDSLLTIVKSQIFNHGTVASQPPVQIEELIEKPGGILVQWCKVDEDFIPQDYRLQYRKSTASHFEDVYVGSDTEFIVLHIDPNIDYQFRVCARGDGRQEWSPWSVSQIGRSTLVPHEWTPGFEGYSLSSRRNIALRNDSQTAGVLYSKAPTYYCGQTLTFRIETVGQPDKKDSIGVCVERQNSCGSLQRDKAVCVSTNGAVFVNGKEMTNQLPAITSGSAVTFDMEAVNLGPSNNNEGGSFKLRVTISSNNREVVFDWVLDYYSESLYFGCSFSHPGWKVLVF; this is encoded by the exons ATGGAGCTGGAGACGGAGGCGTTGTTGCAGGAGGCTCGCGAGAGCATCGAGGCAGCGCGTACCTATCGCCGGGAGCTGCAACAGCGCCTGAAGGGGCTGCACCTGGCCCGCCAGCAG ATCAAAGACAGTGCTGCACTGACAAGGGATGTCCTTGAGCAGCATTTTAGTGATTTAAAAGGGACCTTGAGGAAGCTGCTAGATGAGCGGCTGGTGACCTTGCTGCAGGAAGTGGATGCCATAGAACAGGAAAGCATCAAACCGTTGGATGAGTGCCAGAAGCTGATAGAGCATGGAGTCGGTACGGCTGATGAACTTGTCCGGGAAG GAGAAAGTGCCATCCGTGGAGTTACGCGGGAGGATGGTGACAAGCTTTGCAGCTTCACCAAAAAGGCTTTGCACATTCAGCTGGATAG TTTGCCAGAAGTGCCGTCGTTGGTTGATGTACCGTCGTTATCTGCCCAGTTGGACGATTCTCTCCTTACAATAGTGAAAAGTCAGATCTTCAACCATGGAACTGTGGCATCTCAACCGCCGGTACAGATAGAAGAATTGATAGAGAAGCCTGGGGGCATCCTAGTGCAATGGTGTAAG GTTGACGAGGACTTCATACCACAAGACTATAGGCTTCAGTATCGCAAGAGTACTGCCAGTCACTTTGAAGATGTGTACGTCGGCTCAGACACAGAATTCATAGTACTGCATATTGATCCCAACATTGATTACCAGTTCAGGGTGTGTGCACGAGGAGATGGCCGCCAGGAATGGAGTCCATGGAGCGTTTCTCAAATCGGTCGTTCCACTTTAGTGCctcatg AATGGACACCTGGCTTTGAGGGTTACAGCCTAAGCAGCCGAAGGAACATAGCACTTCGAAATGATTCGCAAACAGCTGGAGTGCTGTACTCCAAGGCTCCGACCTACTATTGTGGCCAGACATTGACATTCCG GATTGAAACCGTTGGCCAGCCAGACAAAAAAGACAGTATAGGAGTTTGTGTGGAGCGGCAGAACAGCTGTGGTTCTTTGCAGCGTGATAAAGCAGTGTGCGTTAGCACAAATG GGGCTGTCTTTGTCAATGGGAAAGAGATGACAAACCAACTGCCTGCCATTACCTCAGGATCAGCCGTGACGTTTGACATGGAAGCTGTGAATTTAGGTCCTTCCAACAATAACGAAGGCGGGAGCTTCAAACTCAGAGTGACAATTAGTTCCAACAACAGGGAAGTGGTCTTTGACTGGGTACTTGATTATTACTCTGAGTCTCTATATTTTGGGTGCTCGTTCTCCCATCCGGGATGGAAAGTGCTGGTATTCTAA